The Clostridium beijerinckii genomic sequence GGACTTCCAATTACTCTTCCCAAAACATCTGAAATTGTTAAAAGCACCGCTCCTCCAATAGCCGACATTGGAACTAAACCTCTTAAATTTGAGCCAAAAATGAGACGTATACTGTGAGGAATCATTAAACCTACAAATCCTATAGGTCCTGCAATAGCTGTTGTTGCACCACATAGTATAACCCCTGCAATTGCACATATAATCCTAATAATTCCTATATTTACTCCAAGACCAGTTGCAACCTCGTCTCCTAAAGCTAAAATATCCAATGCTGGTGCTGATATTATGCTTATTATTAATCCAATTATTAAAAATGGTAACATTAAGTCAATACTCTCCCAAGTTGCACCACTTACACTTCCGACCTGCCAAAATCTATATGCATCTATAACCTCACTTCTAGGAAGTATTATTACACTTACTAAAGAGGTTAAAACTGCACTAGTAGCTGAGCCTGCCAAAGCAAGTTTTATTGGTGTCATACCTCCGCTGCCAATGGAAGCTATAGTATAAACAAATATTGATGTGATTCCTGCTCCAACTAGTGCAATCCAGATATACTCGTTAGCTGAATTTATATTAAAAAATGCTATTCCAATTACAACAAATAAAGATGCACCTGTATTAACTCCTAAAATGCTTGGGTCTGCTATTGGATTTCTAGTGATTGATTGCATAAGAGCTCCAGATATTCCAAGAGAAGCTCCTGCCATAATGCTAAAAATTGTTCTTGGAATACGTTCTCGAACAACTAATGCAGCAAAAGACGTATCGTCACTATTTAATAAATCATTTATTGCTTGGCTAATTCCTATATTTTTTGA encodes the following:
- a CDS encoding FecCD family ABC transporter permease — protein: MRFRKTVGIYLGSIFLLGICVVISLAFGSKNIGISQAINDLLNSDDTSFAALVVRERIPRTIFSIMAGASLGISGALMQSITRNPIADPSILGVNTGASLFVVIGIAFFNINSANEYIWIALVGAGITSIFVYTIASIGSGGMTPIKLALAGSATSAVLTSLVSVIILPRSEVIDAYRFWQVGSVSGATWESIDLMLPFLIIGLIISIISAPALDILALGDEVATGLGVNIGIIRIICAIAGVILCGATTAIAGPIGFVGLMIPHSIRLIFGSNLRGLVPMSAIGGAVLLTISDVLGRVIGSPGELQVGIITAFLGAPILIIIARKAKVRAI